A single region of the Vicia villosa cultivar HV-30 ecotype Madison, WI linkage group LG4, Vvil1.0, whole genome shotgun sequence genome encodes:
- the LOC131596993 gene encoding uncharacterized protein LOC131596993: MLHSVDFKVDRTNAERYKIKCTNTECLFKLTASYRLRSDSWVIGKISQPHTCINSSRSQDHRKLSYDLICQEILPLINNDPSLKVRTIISHITKVYNYTPSYRKAWLAKTKAIEQVYGNWEESYKELPRYLNALCTYAPGTIYEMETLPAYVPNGTLVSGNGIFRRLFWAFQPCIRGFSFCKPIIQIDGTWLYGKYKGTLLMAVAQDGNSNVFPIAFALVEGETGGVHNLANGWHDPPSTHVFCIRHIVQNFTREIKDRSLRKLVMNAGYALTQPSFKHYHREIRLSNPDAGTWIDNIPVEKWTRSYDNGHRWGHMTTNLVELMNGVFKGIRHLPVTALVKSTYFRMASLFAQRGERWDAVLRAGQFWSECCTRFIKAEGAKANTHTVTRFDRHNHNFMVRETIDHVEGLPRQEYRVLLEERWCDCGKFQEFRMPCSHVIEACAYSHLDALALLSPIYKSETLLHVYNNGFAVVAKEDYWPAYEGEIVWHNDQMRRNKKGRPKSKRITTEMDELDKLERKCGLCRQVGHNKKNCRNRASGS, encoded by the exons ATGTTACACTCTGTGGATTTTAAAGTGGACCGAACAAATGCAGAACGGTACAAAATCAAATGTACCAATACCGAGTGTTTGTTCAAGCTCACTGCTTCATACAGGTTGAGAAGTGATTCATGGGTGATAGGCAAAATTTCCCAACCTCACACTTGCATCAACTCTTCTCGCTCGCAAGATCATCGTAAGTTAAGTTACGATCTGATATGTCAAGAAATCTTGCCTCTCATCAACAATGATCCATCGTTGAAGGTGAGAACAATAATTTCTCACATCACTAAAGTATACAACTATACGCCCTCGTACAGGAAAGCATGGTTAGCAAAAACCAAGGCGATTGAACAAGTATATGGTAATTGGGAGGAATCATACAAAGAGTTACCCCGCTACTTAAATGCACTCTGCACTTATGCTCCTGGTACTATTTATGAGATGGAAACATTGCCCGCGTATGTCCCAAATGGTACTCTTGTCAGCGGAAATGGAATATTTCGTCGTCTATTCTGGGCCTTCCAACCTTGCATCAGAGGGTTTTCATTCTGCAAACCTATTATTCAAATAGATGGAACGTGGTTGTACGGAAAATACAAAGGCACCCTACTGATGGCAGTCGCACAAGACGGAAACAGCAACGTCTTCCCAATTGCATTCGCTCTAGTCGAGGGAGAGACCGGTGGAG TGCATAACCTGGCTAATGGTTGGCATGACCCCCCTTCTACGCATGTCTTCTGCATTAGACATATTGTACAAAATTTCACGCGAGAAATTAAAGACAGGTCCCTTCGAAAATTGGTTATGAACGCAGGGTATGCATTAACTCAACCATCTTTCAAACATTATCATAGAGAGATCAGACtgtcaaatccagatgcaggtacTTGGATTGATAATATTCCAGTGGAGAAGTGGACAAGGTCATACGACAATGGACATCGATGGGGACACATGACAACAAATCTTGTTGAATTAATGAACGGTGTCTTCAAAGGCATACGACACCTCCCTGTAACCGCTTTGGTAAAATCAACATATTTTAGGATGGCTTCATTGTTTGCACAAAGGGGTGAAAGGTGGGACGCTGTGTTACGAGCTGGACAATTTTGGAGTGAATGTTGCACAAGATTTATCAAGGCAGAAGGTGCGAAGGCCAACACACATACGGTTACAAGGTTTGACCGACATAACCATAATTTCATGGTCAGAGAGACAATCGACCACGTCGAAGGGCTACCAAGACAAGAGTATAGGGTTCTACTAGAAGAACGTTGGTGCGATTGCGGCAAGTTTCAGgaatttcgtatgccttgctcccatgtcattgAAGCATGTGCCTATTCTCACTTAGATGCATTAGCACTCCTGTCTCCCATTTACAAGTCTGAGACCTTGCTCCACGTATACAACAATGGCTTTGCAGTGGTAGCAAAAgaggattattggcctgcgtACGAGGGGGAAATTGTTTGGCACAACGACCAAATGCGGAGAAATAAAAAGGGTCGTCCCAAAAGCAAGCGTATCACGACTGAAATGGACGAGCTCGATAAGCTAGAAAGAAAGTGTGGTTTATGTCGCCAAGTCggacacaataaaaaaaattgtcgTAATCGTGCAAGTGGTTCTTAG